A single Thalassophryne amazonica unplaced genomic scaffold, fThaAma1.1, whole genome shotgun sequence DNA region contains:
- the LOC117505824 gene encoding transmembrane protein 81-like: MHRVPVIIGLLLFLLFQRLTSADLEETELMDVEVVVSRTPCSATCGVGLQTETLCFLRGGEKVLEEAPGGQSDLEVSDKCRVRKVNCLQMWWCGLKTFTVTVGDRVELNCLQEVLEDKGRFSWRVIWRFAKGLITPEDALFARLKAPMMDRVILDPVTESDAGTYRCTVLDSAFRRVKRIEWGIRVLPVGFMDLQYHSSQEDWDQHNQTVTSTQQNKERTALKVLDYLEGQSRRHNIVIEGIPESPGESWMDSEEKVTDIFKQNLQLQREMEVERAHRTGGDELRHRWNDIWTHRPAPGQDEQTTAEMEEMVKMILNVPAGGLKKCEAKGSTKVSDSFLDLCSPSCQNVEKSI; the protein is encoded by the exons ATGCATCGTGTCCCTGTGATCATTGGTCTCCTTCTCTTCCTCCTCTTTCAACGTCTGACCTCAGCTGACCTGGAGGAGACAGAGCTCATGGACGTGGAGGTTGTGGTCAGCAGGACACCCTGTAGCGCCACCTGTGGGGTGGGGCTTCAAACTGAGACGCTGTGTTTCCTCAGAGGTGGAGAGAAAGTCCTGGAAGAAGCACCAGGAGGTCAAAGTGACCTTGAG GTGTCAGACAAGTGTCGGGTCCGTAAGGTAAATTGTCTACAGATGTGGTGGTGTGGACTCAAGACCTTCACTGTGACTGTAGGAGACAGAGTGGAGCTCAACTGTCTGCAAGAGGTCTTGGAAGACAAGGGGAGGTTCTCCTGGAG GGTGATTTGGCGTTTTGCTAAAGGGCTCATCACTCCTGAGGACGCTCTGTTTGCTCGTCTCAAGGCTCCTATGATGGACCGGGTGATTCTAGATCCAGTCACAGAGAGTGATGCAG GTACTTATCGCTGCACTGTGCTGGACTCCGCCTTCCGCAGGGTGAAGAGGATCGAGTGGGGGATCCGGGTTCTGCCTGTTGGGTTTATGGATCTGCAGTACCACAGCTCTCAGGAAGACTGGGACCAGCATAACCAGACTGTGACCTCAACCCAGCAAAACAAGGAGAGAACTGCACTTAAAGTG CTGGATTACTTAGAAGGTCAATCGAGACGACATAACATTGTCATCGAAGGCATCCCTGAATCACCTGGTGAGTCCTGGATGGATTCAGAGGAAAAAGTAACAGACATTTTTAAGCAGAACCTGCAGCTACAAAGGGAGATGGAGGTGGAGCGTGCACATCGAACAG GTGGTGATGAGCTTCGTCAtcggtggaacgacatttggactCATCGTCCTGCTCCTGGTCAGGACGAACAGACGACTGCTGAAATGGAAGAGATGGTCAAGATGATCCTGAATGTTCCAGCTGGAGGACTGAAGAAATGTGAAGCTAAAGGTTCCACTAAAGTCAGCGACTCGTTTCTTGATTTGTGTTCTCCATCGTGTCAAAATGTCGAAAAGTCAATTTGA